One segment of Kryptolebias marmoratus isolate JLee-2015 linkage group LG23, ASM164957v2, whole genome shotgun sequence DNA contains the following:
- the LOC108246809 gene encoding zinc finger protein 513 isoform X1, with translation MPRRKQSNPQPVKVESEDGAAACEPSCLVLESDFLLNGELAFGDSELMGLDREAGVTVFSLSVEEDHPSTPSDSAFPSFLSCKGCGQLMEDMPLGAGLDLGVGLDLGAELYCLTCEEGLQHAASITSSEVENSSLSDRTISEHSARRRRAGGKVADLSSRLYSCSLCAFTSRYSNHLKRHMRIHDGQKPYRCPVCPYASAQLVNLQRHARTHTGEKPYRCSQCSYACSSLGNLRRHQRMHAQVRPPMRQRKPGRRRKNPAGGEEDLTLRVTQDSSFLRTLGALGSPAGPLPVLLFPLCCRACGLPLEEFDLEGDRAEGEAEGDGGQVCRRCSLDQLSKDGSGPPCSPVAPCGSRRGQRGAKLYRCPHCPFLSHYPNHLTRHSHTHSEEKPHRCPHCSYTSSHLDNLKRHTRVHTGEKPYQCPACSYACGNLANLRRHERIHSGAKPFHCSVCGYSCNQSMNLKRHMLRHSGEKPYACADCGYTTGHWDNYKRHQRKQGHNTHSWDKHAPIDGPSVGPEER, from the exons ATGCCGCGGAGGAAACAGTCCAACCCTCAGCCGGTGAAAG TGGAGTCGGAGGATGGAGCGGCGGCATGCGAGCCCAGCTGCCTGGTTCTGGAGAGCGACTTCCTGCTGAACGGCGAGCTGGCGTTCGGAGACTCGGAGCTCATGGGTCTGGACAGGGAGGCGG gTGTGACGGTGTTCTCCCTGAGCGTGGAGGAGGACCACCCCTCGACACCATCAGACTCCGCCTTCCCGTCCTTCCTCTCCTGTAAAGGGTGTGGTCAGCTGATGGAGGACATGCCCCTGGGGGCGGGGCTTGACCTTG GTGTGGGCCTGGACCTGGGGGCGGAGCTTTACTGTCTCACCTGTGAGGAGGGGCTGCAGCACGCTGCCTCCATCACCTCCTCGGAGGTGGAGAACTCCAGCCTGTCTGACAGGACCATCAGTGAGCACTCAGCCCGGAGGAGGAGAGCTGGAGGTAAGGTCGCCGACCTCTCCTCCAGACTGTACTCCTGCTCTCTGTGTGCCTTCACCTCCCGTTACTCCAACCACCTGAAACGCCACATGAGGATCCACGACGGCCAGAAGCCGTACCGCTGTCCCGTCTGCCCCTACGCCTCGGCCCAGCTCGTCAACCTGCAGCGCCACGCTCGCACCCACACCGGGGAGAAACCGTACCGCTGTTCGCAGTGCAGCTACGCCTGCAGCTCCCTGGGCAACCTGCGGAGGCACCAGCGCATGCACGCGCAGGTGCGTCCCCCGATGAGGCAGAGGAAgccagggaggaggagaaaaaaccCAGCAGGAGGTGAAGAAG ATTTGACCCTGAGAGTGACCCAGGACTCGTCTTTCCTCCGGACGTTGGGGGCCCTCGGCTCTCCCGCGGGGCCCCTCCCGGTCCTCCTCTTCCCCCTGTGCTGCCGGGCCTGTGGCCTCCCCCTGGAGGAGTTCGACCTGGAGGGGGACCGAGCCGAGGGGGAGGCGGAGGGTGACGGAGGACAG GTGTGTCGTCGCTGCTCATTGGACCAGCTGTCCAAAGACGGATCGGGGCCTCCCTGCAGCCCCGTGGCTCCCTGCGGGTCCAGGCGGGGTCAGCGTGGCGCCAAGCTGTACCGCTGCCCTCACTGCCCCTTCCTGTCCCACTACCCCAACCACCTGACCCGTCACTCCCACACCCACTCCGAGGAGAAACCCCACCGCTGCCCCCACTGCTCCTACACGTCCTCGCACCTGGACAACCTGAAGCGCCACACGCGCGtgcacacaggtgagaagccctACCAGTGCCCGGCGTGCAGCTACGCCTGCGGGAACCTGGCCAACTTGCGGCGCCACGAGCGCATCCACTCGGGCGCCAAGCCCTTCCACTGCAGCGTCTGCGGCTACTCGTGCAACCAGAGCATGAACCTGAAGAGGCACATGCTGCGGCACTCGGGTGAGAAACCGTACGCCTGCGCCGACTGCGGCTACACCACGGGCCACTGGGACAACTACAAACGCCACCAGAGGAAGCAGGGCCACAACACGCACAGCTGGGACAAACACGCCCCCATCGACGGGCCGAGTGTGGGGCCGGAGGAGCGTTAG
- the LOC108246809 gene encoding zinc finger protein 513 isoform X2 — MGLDREAGVTVFSLSVEEDHPSTPSDSAFPSFLSCKGCGQLMEDMPLGAGLDLGVGLDLGAELYCLTCEEGLQHAASITSSEVENSSLSDRTISEHSARRRRAGGKVADLSSRLYSCSLCAFTSRYSNHLKRHMRIHDGQKPYRCPVCPYASAQLVNLQRHARTHTGEKPYRCSQCSYACSSLGNLRRHQRMHAQVRPPMRQRKPGRRRKNPAGGEEDLTLRVTQDSSFLRTLGALGSPAGPLPVLLFPLCCRACGLPLEEFDLEGDRAEGEAEGDGGQVCRRCSLDQLSKDGSGPPCSPVAPCGSRRGQRGAKLYRCPHCPFLSHYPNHLTRHSHTHSEEKPHRCPHCSYTSSHLDNLKRHTRVHTGEKPYQCPACSYACGNLANLRRHERIHSGAKPFHCSVCGYSCNQSMNLKRHMLRHSGEKPYACADCGYTTGHWDNYKRHQRKQGHNTHSWDKHAPIDGPSVGPEER, encoded by the exons ATGGGTCTGGACAGGGAGGCGG gTGTGACGGTGTTCTCCCTGAGCGTGGAGGAGGACCACCCCTCGACACCATCAGACTCCGCCTTCCCGTCCTTCCTCTCCTGTAAAGGGTGTGGTCAGCTGATGGAGGACATGCCCCTGGGGGCGGGGCTTGACCTTG GTGTGGGCCTGGACCTGGGGGCGGAGCTTTACTGTCTCACCTGTGAGGAGGGGCTGCAGCACGCTGCCTCCATCACCTCCTCGGAGGTGGAGAACTCCAGCCTGTCTGACAGGACCATCAGTGAGCACTCAGCCCGGAGGAGGAGAGCTGGAGGTAAGGTCGCCGACCTCTCCTCCAGACTGTACTCCTGCTCTCTGTGTGCCTTCACCTCCCGTTACTCCAACCACCTGAAACGCCACATGAGGATCCACGACGGCCAGAAGCCGTACCGCTGTCCCGTCTGCCCCTACGCCTCGGCCCAGCTCGTCAACCTGCAGCGCCACGCTCGCACCCACACCGGGGAGAAACCGTACCGCTGTTCGCAGTGCAGCTACGCCTGCAGCTCCCTGGGCAACCTGCGGAGGCACCAGCGCATGCACGCGCAGGTGCGTCCCCCGATGAGGCAGAGGAAgccagggaggaggagaaaaaaccCAGCAGGAGGTGAAGAAG ATTTGACCCTGAGAGTGACCCAGGACTCGTCTTTCCTCCGGACGTTGGGGGCCCTCGGCTCTCCCGCGGGGCCCCTCCCGGTCCTCCTCTTCCCCCTGTGCTGCCGGGCCTGTGGCCTCCCCCTGGAGGAGTTCGACCTGGAGGGGGACCGAGCCGAGGGGGAGGCGGAGGGTGACGGAGGACAG GTGTGTCGTCGCTGCTCATTGGACCAGCTGTCCAAAGACGGATCGGGGCCTCCCTGCAGCCCCGTGGCTCCCTGCGGGTCCAGGCGGGGTCAGCGTGGCGCCAAGCTGTACCGCTGCCCTCACTGCCCCTTCCTGTCCCACTACCCCAACCACCTGACCCGTCACTCCCACACCCACTCCGAGGAGAAACCCCACCGCTGCCCCCACTGCTCCTACACGTCCTCGCACCTGGACAACCTGAAGCGCCACACGCGCGtgcacacaggtgagaagccctACCAGTGCCCGGCGTGCAGCTACGCCTGCGGGAACCTGGCCAACTTGCGGCGCCACGAGCGCATCCACTCGGGCGCCAAGCCCTTCCACTGCAGCGTCTGCGGCTACTCGTGCAACCAGAGCATGAACCTGAAGAGGCACATGCTGCGGCACTCGGGTGAGAAACCGTACGCCTGCGCCGACTGCGGCTACACCACGGGCCACTGGGACAACTACAAACGCCACCAGAGGAAGCAGGGCCACAACACGCACAGCTGGGACAAACACGCCCCCATCGACGGGCCGAGTGTGGGGCCGGAGGAGCGTTAG
- the plaat1l gene encoding phospholipase A and acyltransferase 1 isoform X2 — MGLKNSHPKLFPGDIVEYPRNKYFSHFGIYFGERDGVPYVAHLTCRDSDTKIPLFGRALRAEVKLDPVELLGNKYKVNNMLDDTHTARDFHTVVKPAIEDMLGREVTFDILFHNSEHQVTLFRYGVKKSQQVRRVGGAYTPGLQWNTVVICVCVSQIEQVYEHIMPSWKKLFKEKKL; from the exons ATGGGTCTG aaaaacTCCCATCCCAAGTTATTCCCGGGAGACATTGTGGAGTATCCCAGGAACAAATACTTCTCTCATTTTGGGATATATTTTGGAGAGCGGGACGGCGTTCCTTACGTGGCTCACCTGACGTGTCGAG ATTCTGACACTAAGATCCCTCTGTTCGGTCGAGCTCTGAGGGCAGAGGTCAAGCTGGATCCTGTGGAGCTGCTGGGGAACAAATACAAG GTGAACAACATGCTGGACGACACACACACGGCCCGGGACTTCCACACGGTGGTGAAGCCCGCCATCGAAGACATGTTGGGCCGCGAGGTGACCTTTGACATCCTGTTCCACAACAGCGAGCACCAGGTGACGCTCTTCAGATACGGAGTGAAGAAGTCCCAACAGGTGAGGcgagtgggcggggcttacacACCTGGTTTGCAGTGGAACACGGTggtaatctgtgtgtgtgtgtcacagatCGAACAGGTCTACGAGCACATCATGCCGTCCTGGAAGAAGCTGTTTAAGGAGAAGAAGTTGTAA
- the plaat1l gene encoding phospholipase A and acyltransferase 1 isoform X3, producing MSSGGFFLQKNSHPKLFPGDIVEYPRNKYFSHFGIYFGERDGVPYVAHLTCRDSDTKIPLFGRALRAEVKLDPVELLGNKYKVNNMLDDTHTARDFHTVVKPAIEDMLGREVTFDILFHNSEHQVTLFRYGVKKSQQIEQVYEHIMPSWKKLFKEKKL from the exons ATGTCATCTGGTGgtttcttcctgcagaaaaacTCCCATCCCAAGTTATTCCCGGGAGACATTGTGGAGTATCCCAGGAACAAATACTTCTCTCATTTTGGGATATATTTTGGAGAGCGGGACGGCGTTCCTTACGTGGCTCACCTGACGTGTCGAG ATTCTGACACTAAGATCCCTCTGTTCGGTCGAGCTCTGAGGGCAGAGGTCAAGCTGGATCCTGTGGAGCTGCTGGGGAACAAATACAAG GTGAACAACATGCTGGACGACACACACACGGCCCGGGACTTCCACACGGTGGTGAAGCCCGCCATCGAAGACATGTTGGGCCGCGAGGTGACCTTTGACATCCTGTTCCACAACAGCGAGCACCAGGTGACGCTCTTCAGATACGGAGTGAAGAAGTCCCAACAG atCGAACAGGTCTACGAGCACATCATGCCGTCCTGGAAGAAGCTGTTTAAGGAGAAGAAGTTGTAA
- the plaat1l gene encoding phospholipase A and acyltransferase 1 isoform X1: protein MSSGGFFLQKNSHPKLFPGDIVEYPRNKYFSHFGIYFGERDGVPYVAHLTCRDSDTKIPLFGRALRAEVKLDPVELLGNKYKVNNMLDDTHTARDFHTVVKPAIEDMLGREVTFDILFHNSEHQVTLFRYGVKKSQQVRRVGGAYTPGLQWNTVVICVCVSQIEQVYEHIMPSWKKLFKEKKL, encoded by the exons ATGTCATCTGGTGgtttcttcctgcagaaaaacTCCCATCCCAAGTTATTCCCGGGAGACATTGTGGAGTATCCCAGGAACAAATACTTCTCTCATTTTGGGATATATTTTGGAGAGCGGGACGGCGTTCCTTACGTGGCTCACCTGACGTGTCGAG ATTCTGACACTAAGATCCCTCTGTTCGGTCGAGCTCTGAGGGCAGAGGTCAAGCTGGATCCTGTGGAGCTGCTGGGGAACAAATACAAG GTGAACAACATGCTGGACGACACACACACGGCCCGGGACTTCCACACGGTGGTGAAGCCCGCCATCGAAGACATGTTGGGCCGCGAGGTGACCTTTGACATCCTGTTCCACAACAGCGAGCACCAGGTGACGCTCTTCAGATACGGAGTGAAGAAGTCCCAACAGGTGAGGcgagtgggcggggcttacacACCTGGTTTGCAGTGGAACACGGTggtaatctgtgtgtgtgtgtcacagatCGAACAGGTCTACGAGCACATCATGCCGTCCTGGAAGAAGCTGTTTAAGGAGAAGAAGTTGTAA